In Bacillus cytotoxicus NVH 391-98, the following are encoded in one genomic region:
- the dnaK gene encoding chaperone protein DnaK — translation MSKIIGIDLGTTNSCVAVMEGGEPKVIPNPEGNRTTPSVVAFKNDERQVGEVAKRQAITNPNTIMSIKRHMGTDYKVEIEGKKYTPQEISAIILQNLKASAEAYLGEPVTKAVITVPAYFNDAERQATKDAGRIAGLEVERIINEPTAAALAYGLEKQDEEQKILVYDLGGGTFDVSILELADGTFEVISTAGDNRLGGDDFDQVIIDYLVAEFKKENNIDLSQDKMALQRLKDAAEKAKKDLSGVTQTQISLPFISAGAAGPLHLELNLTRAKFEELSANLVERTLEPTRRALKDAGLSASDLDKVILVGGSTRIPAVQEAIKRETGKEPYKGVNPDEVVALGAAVQGGVLTGDVEGVLLLDVTPLSLGIETMGGVFTKLIERNTTIPTSKSQVFSTAADNQPAVDIHVLQGERPMAADNKTLGRFQLTDIPPAPRGIPQIEVTFDIDANGIVNVRAKDLGTNKEQAITIQSSSGLSDEEVERMVKEAEANADADQKRKEEVELRNEADQLVFQTDKVVKDLEGKVDAAEVAKATEAKDALKAAIEKNDLDEIRAKKDALQEIVQQLTVKLYEQAQAAAGAQQAEGAQGNAGAKNDNVVDAEFEEVKEDK, via the coding sequence ATGAGTAAAATTATCGGTATTGACTTAGGTACAACAAACTCTTGTGTAGCTGTTATGGAAGGTGGAGAACCAAAGGTTATCCCAAACCCAGAAGGCAACCGTACAACACCTTCTGTTGTAGCATTCAAAAATGATGAGCGTCAAGTTGGGGAGGTTGCAAAACGTCAAGCAATTACAAACCCAAATACAATTATGTCTATTAAACGTCATATGGGTACAGACTACAAAGTAGAAATTGAAGGTAAAAAATATACACCTCAAGAAATTTCTGCAATCATTTTACAAAACTTAAAAGCTTCTGCTGAAGCGTACTTAGGTGAGCCAGTAACAAAAGCTGTTATTACAGTACCAGCATACTTTAACGATGCAGAACGCCAAGCAACAAAAGACGCTGGTCGTATCGCTGGCTTAGAAGTAGAACGTATTATTAACGAACCAACAGCAGCAGCTCTTGCTTACGGTTTAGAAAAACAAGATGAAGAGCAAAAAATTCTAGTATATGATTTAGGTGGAGGTACATTCGACGTATCGATCCTTGAGTTAGCAGATGGAACATTCGAAGTTATTTCAACTGCTGGTGACAACCGTCTTGGTGGTGACGACTTTGACCAAGTAATCATCGATTATTTAGTTGCTGAATTCAAAAAAGAAAACAACATTGATTTAAGTCAAGATAAAATGGCACTTCAACGTTTGAAAGATGCTGCTGAAAAAGCGAAAAAAGATCTTTCTGGTGTAACACAAACTCAAATTTCATTACCATTCATTAGTGCTGGAGCTGCTGGTCCATTACACTTAGAACTAAACTTAACAAGAGCGAAATTTGAAGAACTTTCAGCGAACCTTGTTGAAAGAACTTTAGAACCAACTCGTCGTGCCTTAAAAGACGCTGGTCTTTCTGCAAGTGATTTAGATAAAGTTATTCTTGTTGGTGGTTCTACTCGTATTCCAGCTGTACAAGAAGCAATTAAACGTGAAACTGGTAAAGAACCATATAAAGGCGTTAACCCTGATGAAGTAGTAGCATTAGGTGCTGCTGTACAGGGCGGTGTGCTTACTGGTGATGTAGAAGGTGTTCTATTATTAGATGTAACTCCACTTTCTTTAGGTATTGAAACAATGGGCGGAGTATTTACAAAATTAATTGAACGTAACACTACAATTCCAACAAGCAAATCACAAGTGTTCTCAACTGCAGCTGACAACCAACCTGCGGTAGATATTCACGTATTACAAGGTGAACGTCCAATGGCAGCTGATAATAAGACATTAGGTCGCTTCCAGTTAACTGATATCCCACCAGCACCACGTGGTATTCCACAAATCGAAGTAACATTCGACATCGATGCGAACGGTATCGTTAACGTACGTGCAAAAGACTTAGGAACAAATAAAGAACAAGCAATTACAATTCAATCTTCTTCAGGTCTTTCTGATGAAGAAGTAGAACGTATGGTAAAAGAAGCAGAAGCAAACGCTGATGCTGACCAAAAACGTAAAGAAGAAGTTGAACTTCGTAACGAAGCAGATCAACTTGTATTCCAAACAGATAAAGTTGTAAAAGATTTAGAAGGTAAAGTAGATGCAGCTGAAGTTGCAAAAGCAACAGAAGCAAAAGATGCTTTAAAAGCAGCGATTGAGAAAAATGATCTTGATGAAATTCGTGCGAAAAAAGATGCTCTTCAAGAAATCGTACAACAATTAACTGTAAAATTATATGAGCAAGCTCAAGCGGCTGCTGGTGCTCAGCAAGCAGAAGGTGCACAAGGAAACGCTGGTGCAAAAAATGACAATGTAGTTGATGCTGAGTTTGAAGAAGTAAAAGAAGATAAATAA
- the grpE gene encoding nucleotide exchange factor GrpE — protein sequence MEERNEQVVEETKEAQTEEATIEKNSEESVTEEATEETVVEEKSEAALLQEKVDELQAKLTETEGRMLRLQADFENYKRRVQLDKQAAEKYRAQSLVSDILPALDNFERAMQVEASDEQTKSLLQGMEMVYRQLLEALNKEGVEMIEAVGKQFDPHEHQAVMQVEDSEFESNAVVEEFQKGYKLKDRVIRPSMVKVNQ from the coding sequence GTGGAAGAGCGTAACGAACAAGTGGTTGAAGAGACAAAAGAAGCGCAAACTGAAGAAGCTACTATAGAAAAAAACAGTGAAGAATCTGTAACAGAAGAAGCAACTGAAGAAACTGTAGTAGAAGAAAAAAGTGAGGCGGCTCTTTTACAAGAAAAAGTAGATGAATTGCAAGCGAAATTGACGGAAACGGAAGGTCGCATGTTGCGTCTACAAGCTGATTTTGAAAATTACAAACGCCGTGTTCAGCTTGATAAGCAAGCGGCGGAAAAATATAGAGCGCAAAGTCTTGTATCAGATATTTTACCTGCTCTTGATAATTTTGAAAGAGCGATGCAAGTGGAAGCAAGTGATGAGCAAACGAAATCCTTATTACAAGGAATGGAAATGGTGTATCGTCAATTGTTAGAAGCGTTAAATAAAGAAGGTGTTGAGATGATTGAAGCTGTTGGAAAGCAGTTTGATCCTCATGAACACCAAGCTGTTATGCAAGTAGAAGACAGCGAATTTGAATCTAACGCGGTTGTAGAAGAATTTCAAAAAGGTTATAAACTGAAGGACCGTGTGATTCGCCCATCAATGGTAAAAGTAAATCAATAA
- the hrcA gene encoding heat-inducible transcriptional repressor HrcA — protein sequence MLTERQLLILQTIIDDFIGSAQPVGSRTLAKKDEITFSSATIRNEMADLEELGFIEKTHSSSGRIPSEKGYRFYVDHLLAPQRLSAEEIVQIKDLFAERIFEAEKVAQQSAQILSELTNYTAIVLGPKLSTNKLKNVQIIPLGRKTAVAIIVTDTGHVQSKTITVPESVDLSDLEKMVNILNEKLFGVPMVELHNKIVKEVVTVLHKYVHNYDSAMKILDGTFQVPLSEKIYFGGKANMLAQPEFHDIQKVRSLLEMIDNEAEFYDILRKKQVGIQVNIGRENSSMAMEDCSLISATYSVGEEQLGTIAILGPTRMHYARVITLLQLFTKHFTEGLNGLYKSK from the coding sequence ATGCTTACGGAACGTCAGCTCTTAATTTTACAAACAATCATTGATGATTTTATCGGATCAGCACAGCCTGTTGGATCAAGAACGTTAGCTAAAAAAGATGAAATTACATTTAGTTCGGCTACCATTCGAAACGAGATGGCCGATTTAGAAGAACTAGGGTTTATTGAAAAAACACATAGTTCTTCAGGACGTATTCCTTCAGAAAAAGGATACAGATTTTATGTGGATCATCTATTAGCGCCACAACGCTTGTCCGCTGAGGAAATTGTACAAATTAAGGATTTATTTGCTGAAAGAATTTTTGAAGCAGAAAAGGTTGCACAGCAATCAGCTCAAATTTTGTCCGAACTCACAAATTATACAGCAATCGTTCTTGGGCCGAAATTGAGTACAAATAAACTCAAAAATGTACAAATTATTCCGCTGGGCCGAAAGACAGCAGTCGCAATTATTGTAACTGATACAGGGCATGTACAAAGCAAGACGATTACCGTTCCGGAATCTGTTGATTTATCAGATTTAGAAAAAATGGTTAATATTTTAAATGAAAAACTATTTGGTGTACCTATGGTAGAATTACACAATAAAATTGTAAAAGAAGTTGTGACAGTTCTTCATAAGTATGTCCATAACTATGATAGTGCAATGAAAATATTAGACGGTACATTTCAAGTGCCTTTATCGGAAAAGATATACTTTGGGGGAAAAGCTAATATGCTTGCTCAACCGGAGTTCCATGATATTCAAAAGGTGCGTTCTTTGTTAGAAATGATCGATAACGAAGCTGAATTTTACGATATTTTACGTAAGAAACAAGTAGGAATTCAAGTGAACATTGGTCGCGAAAATTCCTCAATGGCAATGGAAGATTGCAGCTTGATTTCTGCGACGTATTCTGTTGGAGAAGAACAGCTTGGAACAATTGCAATATTAGGTCCGACGAGAATGCATTATGCCCGAGTTATTACCCTTTTACAATTATTCACAAAACACTTTACAGAGGGATTAAATGGGCTGTATAAATCAAAATAA
- the hemW gene encoding radical SAM family heme chaperone HemW, with product MMQAAYIHIPFCQHICHYCDFNKVFIERQPVDQYLEYLEKEIVNTVQKAPFKQMKTIFVGGGTPTALNMKQTKKLLDIINRRLRPFAPNCEVTFEANPGDLPKEKLNLLLEGGVNRISFGVQTFRDELLKKIGRKHTREDAFVAIREAQEVGFTNINIDLIYALPGQTIEDVKETLNIAFTLGVQHFSAYSLIVEPKTVFYNLMNKGKLRLPGEEHEAKMYEMVMDEMEKHGYHQYEISNFAKEGHESRHNLTYWNNEAYYGFGAGAHSYINGERIQNVGPLKQYFAKIDETGFPYLDVHQVTEKERMEEELFLGLRKTKGVLKKAFQQKFGVKMEDVFANQLAHNKAHGLLEEKDGHVCLTRTGKLLGNEVFQSFLVD from the coding sequence TTGATGCAAGCTGCATATATCCATATTCCATTTTGTCAGCATATTTGTCACTATTGTGATTTTAATAAAGTATTTATTGAGCGTCAGCCTGTTGATCAATATTTAGAGTATTTAGAAAAGGAAATCGTGAATACGGTGCAAAAGGCTCCTTTTAAGCAGATGAAAACGATATTTGTAGGAGGAGGGACACCGACAGCGTTAAATATGAAGCAGACAAAAAAATTGCTCGATATTATAAATCGTCGTTTACGACCGTTTGCTCCAAACTGTGAAGTAACGTTTGAAGCGAATCCTGGAGATTTGCCAAAAGAAAAGTTAAACCTTCTATTAGAAGGAGGCGTGAACCGAATTAGTTTTGGTGTGCAAACATTTCGCGATGAACTATTGAAAAAAATCGGGCGTAAGCATACGAGAGAAGATGCGTTTGTTGCCATTCGTGAAGCGCAGGAAGTAGGATTTACAAATATTAATATTGATTTAATTTATGCATTGCCAGGGCAAACAATTGAAGATGTAAAAGAAACGTTAAATATCGCTTTTACACTTGGAGTGCAGCATTTCTCGGCGTATTCTTTAATTGTTGAACCGAAAACAGTATTTTACAATTTAATGAATAAAGGAAAATTACGGCTACCAGGTGAAGAACATGAAGCAAAAATGTACGAGATGGTCATGGATGAAATGGAGAAACATGGGTATCATCAGTATGAAATTAGTAATTTTGCAAAAGAAGGTCATGAAAGTAGACATAATCTCACATACTGGAATAATGAAGCTTACTATGGGTTCGGCGCTGGGGCACATAGTTATATAAATGGTGAACGAATTCAAAATGTTGGTCCGTTGAAACAATATTTTGCTAAAATCGACGAAACAGGGTTCCCTTATCTAGATGTTCATCAAGTAACGGAAAAAGAGAGAATGGAAGAAGAATTGTTCTTAGGACTTCGAAAAACAAAAGGCGTTTTAAAAAAAGCATTCCAGCAGAAATTTGGGGTGAAGATGGAGGACGTCTTTGCGAATCAATTGGCCCACAATAAAGCACATGGATTACTTGAGGAGAAGGATGGTCATGTTTGTTTGACAAGAACAGGGAAGTTACTAGGAAATGAAGTGTTTCAATCGTTCTTAGTGGATTAA
- a CDS encoding winged helix-turn-helix transcriptional regulator, which yields MSENIRKDIQEKIRNGDFNCEKELTLSIISGKWKVVILWHLGVEGPHRFSELQRLFPNISHKVLSNQLKELMEDGIVDRTVYPEVPPRVEYFMTDLGMTLLPIVEMMYDWGKMRMKQIRDGLEK from the coding sequence ATGTCTGAAAATATTCGTAAAGATATTCAAGAAAAAATAAGAAATGGTGATTTTAATTGTGAGAAGGAACTAACGCTTTCTATTATTAGTGGGAAGTGGAAGGTTGTCATTCTTTGGCACCTGGGGGTAGAGGGGCCTCATCGCTTCAGTGAGTTACAACGATTGTTTCCGAATATTTCTCATAAAGTTCTATCAAATCAATTAAAGGAATTAATGGAAGATGGAATTGTGGATCGGACAGTATATCCAGAAGTGCCACCTCGTGTAGAGTATTTTATGACGGATTTAGGCATGACGCTTTTACCAATCGTCGAAATGATGTATGATTGGGGGAAAATGCGAATGAAACAAATTCGTGATGGGTTAGAGAAGTAA
- a CDS encoding DJ-1/PfpI family protein, with protein sequence MSKKVLMLTGDAVEALEAYYPYYRCLEEGFDVTIASPTNTEKLHTVVHDFEDWQTFTEKRGYQLEAHAAFDDVNPEEYDALIIPGGRAPEHIRMHPSFPHLAKHFFEANKPIMILCHAAVALTVIKDVLKNRELTAYTACRPEVEACGATYIQTRFHVDKNLISGHAWNDLPQLMGEFIHQLKK encoded by the coding sequence ATGTCTAAAAAAGTATTAATGTTAACTGGCGATGCCGTTGAAGCACTAGAGGCTTACTATCCATATTACCGTTGTCTTGAAGAAGGATTTGATGTAACAATCGCTTCTCCAACAAATACAGAAAAATTACACACTGTTGTTCATGACTTTGAGGATTGGCAAACTTTCACAGAGAAACGCGGCTATCAACTTGAAGCGCATGCGGCTTTCGATGATGTAAACCCTGAAGAATACGATGCTTTAATTATTCCTGGTGGACGCGCTCCAGAACATATCCGTATGCACCCTAGTTTCCCACATCTTGCTAAACATTTCTTTGAAGCAAATAAACCAATTATGATTTTATGTCATGCCGCTGTTGCTTTAACAGTAATTAAAGACGTTTTAAAGAACCGCGAATTAACAGCGTATACAGCTTGTCGTCCAGAAGTTGAAGCATGCGGTGCAACTTACATCCAAACTCGCTTCCATGTTGATAAAAATTTAATTTCTGGTCACGCATGGAACGACCTTCCACAACTTATGGGCGAATTTATTCACCAACTAAAAAAATAA
- the lepA gene encoding elongation factor 4, translating to MNKEERAKRQSKIRNFSIIAHIDHGKSTLADRILEKTNALTQREMKAQLLDSMDLERERGITIKLNAVQLTYKAKDGEEYILHLIDTPGHVDFTYEVSRSLAACEGAILVVDAAQGIEAQTLANVYLALDNDLEILPVINKIDLPSADPERVRQEVEDVIGLDASEAVLASAKAGIGIEEILEQIVEKVPAPDGDPEEPLQCMIFDSLYDPYRGVIAYIRVVNGTVKVGDKVRMMATGKEFEVTEVGVFTPKTTQRDELTVGDVGFLAASIKNVGDTRVGDTITHAKRPAAEPLPGYRKLNPMVFCGLYPIDTARYNDLREALEKLQLNDSALEFEPETSQALGFGFRCGFLGLLHMEIIQERIEREFKIDLITTAPSVIYKVYLTNGEEIVVDNPSNMPDPQSIDRVEEPYVKASIMVPNDYVGAVMEICQGKRGTFIDMQYLDETRVTLTYEIPLSEIVYDFFDQLKSNTKGYASFDYELIGYQVSKLVKMDILLNGEQVDALSFIVHRDSAYDRGKVIVEKLKELIPRQQFEVPIQAAIGNKIVARSTIKAMRKNVLAKCYGGDISRKRKLLEKQKEGKKRMKSVGSVEVPQEAFMAVLRMDDDK from the coding sequence ATGAACAAAGAAGAAAGAGCAAAAAGACAGTCCAAAATTCGTAACTTCTCTATCATTGCTCACATTGACCACGGAAAGTCAACGTTAGCAGACCGTATTTTAGAGAAAACAAATGCGTTAACACAGCGCGAAATGAAAGCTCAATTGCTTGACTCTATGGATTTAGAGCGTGAGCGCGGTATTACAATTAAATTAAATGCAGTTCAATTAACGTATAAGGCGAAAGATGGTGAGGAATATATCCTTCATCTAATCGATACGCCAGGACACGTCGACTTTACGTACGAAGTATCTCGTAGTTTAGCGGCTTGTGAAGGTGCAATTCTTGTTGTAGATGCAGCGCAAGGAATTGAAGCGCAAACATTAGCGAACGTATATTTAGCATTGGATAACGATTTAGAAATTTTACCGGTTATTAATAAAATTGATTTACCAAGTGCTGATCCGGAACGTGTTCGTCAAGAAGTAGAAGACGTAATTGGATTGGATGCTTCAGAAGCTGTGCTTGCTTCTGCAAAAGCAGGAATTGGTATTGAAGAAATTTTGGAACAAATTGTTGAGAAAGTACCAGCTCCAGATGGTGACCCAGAAGAGCCGCTACAATGTATGATATTTGACTCTTTATATGACCCATATCGCGGTGTAATCGCATATATCCGCGTTGTAAATGGTACAGTAAAAGTAGGCGATAAAGTACGCATGATGGCAACTGGTAAAGAGTTTGAAGTAACCGAAGTTGGTGTGTTTACACCGAAAACAACGCAGCGAGATGAGTTAACGGTAGGTGATGTTGGCTTCTTAGCGGCATCTATTAAAAACGTAGGAGATACGCGTGTTGGTGATACAATTACACATGCGAAACGTCCAGCAGCAGAACCATTACCAGGTTACCGCAAATTAAATCCGATGGTATTCTGTGGTCTATATCCAATTGATACAGCTCGTTATAATGATCTTCGTGAAGCGTTAGAAAAGCTACAATTAAATGACTCAGCTTTAGAGTTTGAACCAGAAACATCACAAGCGCTTGGCTTCGGTTTCCGCTGTGGTTTCTTAGGACTTCTTCATATGGAAATTATTCAAGAGCGTATTGAACGTGAATTTAAAATTGATTTAATTACAACAGCACCAAGTGTTATTTACAAAGTGTATTTAACAAATGGTGAAGAAATTGTTGTAGATAACCCATCTAATATGCCAGATCCACAGTCTATTGATCGTGTAGAAGAGCCGTATGTAAAAGCATCTATTATGGTGCCGAACGATTATGTAGGTGCGGTTATGGAAATTTGTCAAGGAAAACGCGGTACGTTTATTGATATGCAATATTTAGATGAAACACGTGTTACATTAACGTATGAGATCCCGCTTTCAGAAATTGTATATGATTTCTTTGATCAGCTGAAATCGAATACGAAAGGATATGCTTCATTTGATTATGAATTAATCGGATATCAAGTGTCTAAGCTAGTGAAGATGGATATCTTATTAAATGGAGAACAGGTCGATGCATTATCATTTATCGTACATCGAGACTCTGCGTATGATCGCGGTAAAGTAATCGTAGAAAAGTTAAAAGAATTAATTCCAAGACAACAGTTCGAAGTACCAATTCAAGCTGCGATCGGAAATAAAATTGTAGCGCGTTCTACAATTAAAGCGATGCGTAAAAACGTACTTGCGAAATGTTACGGTGGTGACATTTCGCGTAAGCGTAAATTGCTTGAAAAACAAAAAGAAGGTAAAAAGCGCATGAAGTCTGTTGGATCGGTAGAAGTACCACAAGAAGCGTTCATGGCTGTATTACGAATGGACGATGATAAATAA
- a CDS encoding DUF3679 domain-containing protein: protein MSRFSLQCVCGVIFCLFIMLAGIGMANYGLKSMKGYRQPTYEQIAHMTGTKQGNMETEILSETFSANEKQKQLEKIRSFNIVEGVGMKIAELTRNIVKFGLDITIGKIRGIFNALGAF, encoded by the coding sequence TTGAGTCGCTTTTCGTTGCAATGTGTGTGCGGTGTGATTTTCTGTTTGTTTATCATGCTTGCTGGAATTGGAATGGCAAACTATGGATTGAAGAGTATGAAAGGATATCGGCAGCCGACATATGAACAAATAGCTCATATGACAGGAACGAAACAAGGAAATATGGAAACAGAGATTTTGAGCGAGACGTTTTCTGCAAATGAAAAACAAAAACAGTTAGAAAAAATTAGAAGTTTTAATATAGTAGAAGGTGTTGGAATGAAAATTGCGGAATTGACTCGTAACATTGTAAAGTTTGGACTAGATATAACAATTGGAAAAATTAGAGGAATTTTTAATGCGTTAGGAGCATTCTAA
- the gpr gene encoding GPR endopeptidase gives MKEPLDLSKYAVRTDLAVEAHQMLQERQQENTGIQGVIIKEREEEGMTITKVTIDESASEAMGKKAGNYLTLEVQGIRQQDTELQRKVERIFAKEFAYFLEEIGVKKEASCLIVGLGNWNVTPDALGPIVVENVLVTRHLFKLQPESVEDGYRPVSAIRPGVMGITGIETSDVIFGIIEKTKPDFVIAIDALAARSIERVNSTIQISDTGIHPGSGVGNKRKELSQETLGIPVIAIGVPTVVDAVSITSDTIDFILKHFGREMKEGDKPSRSLLPAGFTFGEKKKLTEEDMPDEKSRNMFLGAVGMLEEEEKRKLIYEVLAPLGHNLMVTPKEVDAFIEDMANVIASGLNAALHHQIDQDNTGAYTH, from the coding sequence ATGAAAGAACCATTGGATTTAAGTAAATATGCTGTTAGAACTGACCTTGCGGTAGAGGCGCATCAAATGTTGCAAGAACGGCAACAAGAAAACACCGGTATTCAAGGGGTGATTATAAAAGAGCGTGAAGAGGAAGGGATGACGATTACGAAAGTGACGATTGATGAGAGTGCTTCGGAAGCAATGGGTAAAAAGGCTGGAAATTATTTAACACTTGAAGTGCAGGGGATTCGTCAGCAAGATACAGAACTGCAACGAAAAGTAGAGCGTATTTTCGCAAAAGAATTTGCTTATTTTTTGGAAGAGATTGGGGTTAAGAAGGAAGCGAGTTGTTTAATCGTTGGATTAGGGAATTGGAATGTAACACCAGATGCACTTGGTCCGATTGTTGTAGAGAATGTCCTTGTAACGCGCCATCTTTTTAAATTGCAACCTGAAAGTGTGGAGGATGGATATCGTCCTGTTAGTGCGATTCGGCCGGGTGTCATGGGGATTACCGGAATTGAAACGAGCGATGTGATTTTCGGTATTATCGAAAAAACAAAGCCGGATTTTGTAATTGCAATTGATGCCTTGGCGGCACGTTCTATTGAACGAGTAAATAGTACGATACAGATTTCAGATACAGGGATTCACCCAGGTTCTGGAGTAGGGAATAAAAGAAAAGAACTTAGTCAAGAAACGCTTGGTATTCCTGTAATCGCAATTGGTGTTCCAACAGTTGTAGATGCTGTTTCTATTACGAGTGACACGATTGACTTTATTTTAAAACATTTTGGACGCGAAATGAAGGAAGGAGATAAGCCTTCTCGTTCTTTATTACCAGCAGGATTTACATTTGGTGAGAAAAAGAAATTAACAGAGGAAGATATGCCGGATGAAAAAAGTCGAAATATGTTTTTAGGGGCTGTAGGTATGTTAGAAGAAGAGGAAAAGCGAAAATTAATTTATGAAGTATTGGCTCCGCTTGGACATAACTTAATGGTGACACCAAAAGAAGTAGATGCATTTATTGAAGATATGGCAAATGTAATCGCAAGTGGTTTAAATGCAGCGCTTCATCATCAAATTGATCAAGATAATACAGGAGCATATACACATTGA
- the rpsT gene encoding 30S ribosomal protein S20, with the protein MANIKSAIKRAKLSEERRAHNASIKSDMRTAVKTVEALVSNNDLENAKEAFKTASKKLDKAARKGLIHQNAAARQKSRLAKKVNA; encoded by the coding sequence ATGGCAAACATCAAATCTGCTATCAAACGCGCTAAACTTAGCGAAGAGCGTCGTGCACATAACGCTTCTATCAAATCTGACATGCGTACTGCTGTTAAAACTGTAGAAGCTTTAGTTTCTAATAACGATCTTGAAAATGCTAAAGAAGCTTTCAAAACTGCTTCTAAAAAACTTGACAAAGCAGCTCGTAAAGGTCTTATCCACCAAAACGCTGCAGCTCGTCAAAAATCTCGCTTAGCGAAAAAAGTAAACGCGTAA
- the holA gene encoding DNA polymerase III subunit delta: MSDIHKKIKKKQFAPFYLLYGTEAYFINETIDLITVEALAEEDRDFNIVTYDLEEAYLEDVVEDARTLPFFGERKILLIKSPLFLTSQKEKLEQNIKILEEYIAEPSPFSIMIFIAPYEKLDERKKITKLLKKTAEVVEANAMQVQDVRKWIVKRAEEVHVHVEEAAVSLLLELVGSNVTMLAKEMDKLTLYVGTGGDITTKLVSELVPKSVEQNVFALTEKVVKKDIAGAMKILDGLFTQQEEPIKLLALLVSQFRLLHQVKELQQRGYGQNQIASHIGVHPYRVKLAMNQTKLFSFEELKKVIFELAEADYSMKTGKMDKKLVLEFFLMRLNHM, from the coding sequence ATGAGTGATATACATAAGAAAATTAAAAAGAAACAGTTTGCTCCGTTTTATTTATTGTATGGAACGGAAGCCTATTTTATAAATGAAACAATCGATTTAATTACAGTAGAGGCACTTGCCGAAGAAGATCGTGATTTTAATATTGTTACATATGATTTAGAAGAGGCGTATTTAGAGGATGTAGTAGAGGATGCAAGGACGCTTCCATTCTTTGGAGAGCGAAAAATATTATTAATAAAGTCCCCGTTATTTTTAACATCACAGAAAGAAAAATTGGAGCAAAATATAAAAATCCTTGAGGAATATATTGCTGAACCATCTCCATTTTCGATCATGATTTTTATCGCTCCATATGAAAAGTTAGATGAGCGAAAAAAAATTACGAAGTTATTAAAGAAAACGGCTGAGGTAGTAGAAGCGAATGCTATGCAAGTACAAGATGTTAGGAAATGGATTGTAAAGCGTGCTGAAGAAGTTCATGTGCATGTTGAAGAGGCGGCTGTAAGTTTGCTTTTGGAGCTCGTAGGGAGCAATGTAACAATGTTAGCAAAGGAAATGGATAAGTTAACACTGTATGTTGGAACGGGCGGAGACATTACAACAAAACTTGTAAGTGAACTTGTACCGAAGTCAGTTGAGCAAAATGTTTTTGCCTTAACAGAAAAAGTCGTAAAAAAAGATATAGCAGGAGCAATGAAAATATTAGATGGCTTATTTACACAACAGGAAGAACCAATTAAATTATTAGCGTTGCTAGTGAGTCAATTCCGTTTATTACATCAAGTAAAAGAACTACAGCAGCGAGGATACGGACAAAATCAAATTGCTTCGCATATTGGTGTTCATCCGTACCGAGTAAAATTGGCGATGAATCAAACGAAACTTTTCTCATTTGAAGAATTGAAAAAGGTAATTTTCGAGTTAGCGGAAGCGGACTATAGTATGAAAACAGGGAAAATGGATAAGAAGTTAGTTCTAGAATTTTTCTTAATGAGACTGAATCATATGTGA
- a CDS encoding YqzM family protein: MNEFEQNVQSKRNDAVDSGVGFIVSFGFFATLFIIATIIKFIGS, encoded by the coding sequence ATGAATGAATTTGAGCAAAACGTTCAAAGCAAACGTAATGATGCTGTTGATTCAGGGGTAGGATTTATCGTCTCATTTGGTTTTTTCGCAACACTTTTTATTATTGCAACAATCATTAAATTTATAGGTTCCTAA